Proteins encoded by one window of Streptococcus sanguinis:
- a CDS encoding SDR family NAD(P)-dependent oxidoreductase → MRTIIITGASGGLAQEMVKFLPHDRLILVGRSKDKLEELYGGRENLDLVELDITDNLALERFADWIDSQYGHVDVLVNNAGYGIFEEFDKISSSDIEAMFEVNTFALMNLSRIFGTRMKQEGQGHIVNIVSMAGLIASGKSSLYSATKFAAIGFSNALRLELLPFGVYVTTVNPGPIKTAFFDQADPDGSYVKAVDKYILEPDFVASKIVSSFGKKKWEINLPGILNLAHKLYTLFPKIADKMAANMFNYK, encoded by the coding sequence ATGAGAACCATCATCATCACAGGGGCTAGCGGTGGACTGGCCCAGGAAATGGTTAAGTTCTTGCCCCATGACCGACTGATTTTAGTTGGCCGGAGCAAGGACAAGCTGGAAGAACTATATGGAGGAAGGGAAAATCTTGACCTAGTGGAGCTGGATATTACAGACAACTTAGCTTTGGAGAGATTTGCTGATTGGATTGACAGTCAGTATGGCCACGTAGATGTCCTAGTCAATAACGCTGGCTATGGAATTTTTGAAGAATTTGACAAAATTAGCTCAAGCGATATTGAGGCCATGTTTGAAGTCAATACCTTTGCCCTGATGAATCTGTCCCGTATCTTTGGGACTCGAATGAAGCAGGAAGGTCAAGGACATATCGTCAATATCGTTAGTATGGCTGGCCTCATTGCAAGTGGCAAGTCCAGTCTTTACTCAGCGACCAAGTTTGCTGCTATTGGCTTTTCTAATGCCCTGCGTTTGGAACTCCTGCCTTTTGGGGTTTATGTCACGACAGTCAATCCTGGACCTATCAAAACAGCCTTTTTCGATCAGGCAGATCCTGACGGTTCCTATGTAAAAGCAGTCGACAAGTACATCCTTGAGCCTGACTTTGTAGCAAGCAAAATTGTCAGTTCCTTTGGCAAAAAGAAGTGGGAAATTAATCTACCTGGAATTCTCAATCTAGCCCACAAGCTTTATACCCTTTTTCCAAAAATTGCCGACAAGATGGCAGCCAATATGTTTAACTATAAGTGA
- the hflX gene encoding GTPase HflX, with protein MIETEKKTERVFLVGVELADTENFDLSMEELQSLAKTAGAEVVGSYSQKREKYDSKTFVGSGKLEEIRQMVDAEEISTVIVNNRLTPRQNVNLEESLGVKVIDRMQLILDIFAMRARSHEGKLQVHLAQLKYLLPRLVGQGIMLSRQAGGIGSRGPGESQLELNRRSVRNQIHDIERQLKAVEKNRATVREKRLESSIFKIGLIGYTNAGKSTIMNCLTSKSQYEADELFATLDATTKNINLSGQLNVTLTDTVGFIQDLPTELVSSFKSTLEESKNVDLLVHVIDASDPHHEEHEKTVLDIMKELDMLDIPRLTLYNKADKAEDFTPTLTPYSLISAKADNSRALLQQVLLERMKELFLPFTIKVAPAKAYKIHDLEKVAIMGNREYIDDVETISGWIAEKNKWKLEEFYD; from the coding sequence ATGATAGAAACAGAGAAAAAAACAGAGCGTGTCTTTTTGGTCGGTGTGGAACTAGCAGACACGGAGAATTTTGACCTATCTATGGAGGAGCTGCAAAGTCTGGCTAAGACTGCAGGGGCTGAGGTAGTCGGCTCCTATAGCCAGAAGCGGGAAAAGTATGACAGCAAGACCTTTGTCGGTTCTGGTAAGTTAGAAGAAATCCGACAGATGGTTGATGCCGAAGAGATTTCGACCGTCATTGTCAATAACCGTCTGACACCTCGCCAAAATGTCAATCTGGAGGAAAGCTTGGGGGTCAAGGTCATTGACCGGATGCAGCTGATTTTGGATATTTTTGCCATGAGGGCTAGGAGTCATGAGGGCAAGCTGCAGGTGCATCTGGCCCAACTCAAGTACCTGCTGCCTCGCTTGGTTGGTCAGGGAATTATGCTCAGCCGTCAAGCAGGTGGAATCGGCTCCCGCGGTCCTGGTGAAAGCCAACTGGAGCTCAATCGGCGTAGTGTCCGCAATCAGATTCATGATATTGAGCGCCAGCTCAAGGCGGTCGAGAAAAATCGGGCTACCGTTCGTGAAAAACGGCTGGAATCCAGTATTTTCAAAATCGGCCTCATCGGTTATACCAATGCTGGTAAGTCCACTATCATGAACTGCTTGACCAGTAAGAGCCAGTATGAGGCGGACGAACTCTTTGCGACGCTTGATGCCACGACCAAGAACATCAATCTCAGTGGTCAGCTCAATGTCACTCTGACAGACACAGTTGGCTTCATTCAGGATTTACCGACAGAGCTGGTATCTAGCTTTAAATCCACACTGGAAGAGAGCAAAAATGTCGATTTGCTGGTCCATGTTATTGACGCTAGTGACCCTCATCATGAGGAGCATGAAAAAACAGTCCTTGACATCATGAAAGAGCTGGATATGCTGGATATTCCTCGGCTGACACTCTATAACAAAGCGGACAAGGCGGAGGATTTCACCCCGACCTTGACTCCTTATTCTTTGATTTCGGCTAAGGCGGACAATAGCAGAGCTCTTTTGCAGCAAGTCCTGCTGGAGCGGATGAAAGAGTTATTTTTGCCTTTTACCATCAAGGTAGCGCCTGCTAAAGCATACAAGATTCATGATTTAGAGAAAGTCGCGATTATGGGGAATCGAGAATACATAGACGATGTCGAAACCATTTCAGGTTGGATTGCCGAGAAAAACAAATGGAAACTGGAAGAATTTTATGACTGA
- the rnz gene encoding ribonuclease Z: MQIQFLGTGAGQPSKARNVSSLVLKLLEEINEVWMFDCGEGTQHQILETTIKPRKISKIFITHLHGDHIFGLPGFLSSRSFQANEEQTDLEIFGPKGIKNFVLSSLRVSGSRLPYRIDFREFDENSLGKILETDKFTVYADKLDHTIFCVGYRVMQKDLEGTLDADKLRAAGVPFGPLFGKVKNGQDIVLEDGTKIIAADYISAPRPGKTIAILGDTRKTAASVRLAVAADVLVHEATYGKGDEKLARNHGHSTNMQAAEVAKEAGAKRLLLNHISARFLAKDISQMRRDASSVFDNVHVVKDLEEVEI; encoded by the coding sequence ATGCAAATACAATTTTTAGGAACCGGAGCCGGTCAGCCCTCCAAGGCTCGCAATGTGTCAAGTCTTGTCCTCAAGCTTTTGGAGGAAATCAATGAGGTCTGGATGTTTGACTGCGGTGAAGGTACCCAGCACCAGATCTTGGAGACGACGATTAAACCGCGCAAAATCAGCAAGATTTTCATCACGCATCTGCATGGCGACCATATTTTTGGCTTGCCGGGCTTTTTATCCAGTCGTTCTTTTCAGGCTAATGAAGAGCAGACGGACCTAGAGATTTTTGGTCCTAAAGGCATTAAGAATTTTGTCCTGTCTAGCCTGCGCGTGTCTGGATCTCGTCTGCCTTATAGGATTGATTTTCGTGAGTTTGATGAAAACAGTCTGGGCAAGATTCTGGAAACGGACAAGTTCACTGTTTATGCGGATAAGCTGGATCACACGATTTTCTGTGTGGGTTATCGGGTGATGCAGAAAGATTTGGAAGGAACGCTGGATGCGGACAAGTTACGGGCAGCGGGCGTTCCCTTTGGTCCCCTCTTTGGTAAAGTCAAGAATGGTCAGGATATCGTCCTAGAAGATGGAACCAAAATCATTGCAGCTGACTATATCTCAGCCCCTCGTCCAGGTAAGACCATTGCTATTCTAGGTGATACCCGTAAGACTGCTGCTAGCGTCCGCTTAGCTGTGGCAGCAGATGTGCTTGTACATGAAGCGACCTATGGCAAGGGAGACGAAAAATTGGCCCGTAATCACGGTCATTCTACCAATATGCAAGCCGCAGAAGTAGCTAAGGAAGCTGGCGCTAAGCGCCTCCTTCTGAATCATATCAGTGCTCGCTTTCTAGCTAAGGACATCAGCCAAATGCGCCGCGATGCAAGTAGCGTCTTTGACAACGTCCATGTGGTCAAGGACTTGGAAGAGGTGGAGATATGA